The sequence below is a genomic window from Brooklawnia cerclae.
CGGTGACCGGATCTCCGCCGACGATGTGCGTGAGATCGACATTCCCGGCCAGTTCGTCCCGGCCTCGGCGCTGACGAGCCTGGACGAGGCCGTCGGCGCCACACTGACCGGCGCCCAGACCGCCGGCAGCGTGCTCACCGCGGCGTCCCTCATGGGCGCTCGACCCGGCGACGCGTCGGCCGACGAGCGGCTCGTGCCCTTCCGCATCACCGATGCCGGGGTCGCCGCGCTCCTCCACGTCGGTGACCGGATCAGTGTGGTCGGGTCGACGAGCGACGGCGGGCCCGTCGACCTGGCCACCGACGTGCGCGTGGCAGCCCTCCCCGCAAGCGCGGACGACGACTTCACCACAGGGGAATCCGGTGCGCTGGTGGTGGTCGCCACCGATCCCGGCACCGCCGCGACCCTCGCCGCTGCCGCCAGCCAGATGCGCATGAGCATCGTCCTGCGTTGAGTGGCGCTATTGACATGGTCGTCGTCGCAAGGTGTATTGGGTGGCGCGTACTGCCCCAACCAGCTGACGCGCCCCATGGGCGCGCTCCACCCCACGAGGAGAGAATCATGAAGGGCTTCAAAGAATTCGTCATGCGCGGCAACCTCATCGAGATGGCCGTCGCGTTCATCATGGGCACCGCATTCGGCAAGGTCGTGGAGGCGTTCACCAACATCATCCTCAGCCTGGTCTCCAAGGTGCTGGGCGGCGAGCCCAACTTCGACAACTTCGCGCCCGGCGGGGTGCCCGTCGGCCCCTTCCTGACCGTGACCGTGAGCTTCCTGCTTCTCGCGGTCGTCATCTACTTCGGCATCATCCTGCCGATCAACAAATACAAGGAACTCACCAGCAAGCCCGAAGAGGCCGAGGAAGCCGCGGCGACCGAGACGGAGCTCCTGTCCGAGATCCGCGACCTGCTCGCGAGCAAGCAGAACTGACCCTCGCCCGCTCCGTCTACGCCAGGGCCACGGTGCTGGAGCGGTCGGTGGTCATCGCGATGACCACCGGGCCGTCCACCAGCATGTCCGTGACGACGTAGTACATCACCTCGTCGTGCGTGAACCCGCCGCGCTGGACGGCGAGTGCCATCGCGTCCACCACGGCCTGCGCGTCGACCGTCGTCGGCACGAACTGCTGCTGGACGTCGCTGCTGGTGCTCCTCTGCTGGCCGTAGCCGTCGCATCGGTAGCGCCAGGGCGCCTCGCCCGACTGCGGACGCTCGAGCCGTTCGTACACCACCTGACACGACGAACCGTCGGGCAGTCCCCACAGCCCGCCCTCGGCCCGCGCCGTCGCCCCGCGCGGCGAACTGGGCCCTGGGATGGACACCTGCCACGCGGCGGCACCCGGCACCGCGACGGCAGCCTCCCGCAGCAGCTGTGCCACGCCGTCGATCGTGGTGAAGTCGAGCTCGGTGGCTCCCTCGACCCCGGCGACCGACACCGTGGGCCCGGGCTCACCCGCGCAGGTCGAATACACGAACAACGCCCCGGCCGGGCTGAGCTGGGCCTCCACCCCTGGTTCCGCATCGCACGAGGCCCGCACGGCGTCGAGTCGCGCGGTCAGCGCGTCCAGGTCGAGATCGTCCACCAGACTCGCACCGGACGGGCGAAGTTGGCCGTCCACCGCCGGGTCGCTACGTCCTTCCGCGTCGACGGCCACGTCGCCGCCCGGTAGCCGGACGACGGCACCCACGTCCTGTGCACCGTCCCCGAGGCTCACCGCGGTGACGAGCCGGCCTCCCGCGTCCTCGACGATGCGGTCGAGCGCCCGCTCGGTCGGGTCGCCGGTGAGCGAACAAGCGCTCACGAGCGTGGTCGCACAACAGACCGCCACGAGTCCCGGCTTCGCCCGCACGCCACGCTCCCTCACTGGTTCCATCCGCGTCTGGCCATAGACCCTAGCGCCCGGGCGCGCCAGGACGACGGGAGGATGCGTAACCATTTCGTTATCCATACCCCCATCTCGTCGGCCAGAACTCGCCCGGCGTTCACCTGCATGAAACGACCCCGTCGGTCCCGACGTGTTGATTGGGATCCAAGCGCAAGAGATATGCAAGGGAGAATCCAGATGCGTTCTGTCACCCGAATCGCCGCTGCGGCGGTCGCAGGCCTTGCGGCCCTCGCGATCGCGGGTTGTGGTAGCGACTCGAATTCCACCGGCTCCGGTTCGTCCGACGCCCCCGCCGAGAAGACCACCATCGTGTTCGCCGCCGTGCCCTCCGAGGAGTCGTCGAGCCTGCAGGCTCAGTACGACGTCCTCCTGCAGAAGATCGAGAAGGACGCCGGCGTCACCATCGAGTTCCAGGAGGCCACGAACTACGCGGCCGTCATCGAGGGCCAGCGCTCCGGTCAGATCGACATCGCCGGCTACGGCCCGTTCTCCTACAAGATCGCCAAGGACAGCGGCGCGACCATCGAGCCCGTCGGCTCCATGGTCAGCAAGGAAGGCGCCGAGCCCGGCTACTCCTCGTACCTGTGGACGAAGAGCGGCTCCGGCATCACCACGATCGACGATGTCAAGGGCAAGACGGTCTGCTTCGTCGACAAGGCCTCCACCTCCGGGTACCTCTACCCGAGCGCCGGCCTGCTCGAAGTCGGCATCGACCCCGAGGCCGACATCACCCCGGTGATGGCCGGCAGCCACGACGGCTCCCTGCTGACCCTGAGCCAGGGCGGCTGCGACGCGGCCTTCGCGTACGACACCATGATGAGCACGCTGTCCGACAAGGGCAGCCTCAACGAGGCCGACTACACCAAGATCTGGGAGTCGGAGATGATCATGGGCTCCCCGGTGGCCATCAACACCGAGACCCTGAGCGCCGACCAGCAGGAGAAGATCAGCGCCGCCATCCTCGACACCAACGTCGACTCGATGGTCGAGCAGGGGTATTGCACCGACGCCGACAGCTGTCAGCTCCCCGAGGACAAGTGGGGCTTCGCCAAGGTCACGGACGCCGACTACGACGGCATCCGCAAGGTCTGCGACCTGACCAAGTCCGAGGCCTGCGAAGCAGCCTGACGTACCAGGATCCCCCGTGCCGGGGGTGGGGTCGCACCGATCCCACCCCCGGCACGCCTACACGAAGGAGCAAGCAATCCATGACGCAGCAGATCTCCGAGCTACCCACGCCCGACGATTTCCCCGTCGTCTTCAACCAGGTGACCAAGCAGTTCTCCGAGACCGTGTTCGGTCTCGACCACGTGGACGCGCGGTTCGAGAGGGGGCGGACGACGGTGCTGCTCGGCCTGTCGGGTTCGGGGAAATCCACGATGCTGCGTCACATCAACGGATTGCATCGCCCGACCTCGGGCACCGTGCGCGTCCTGGGCACCGATGTCGGCTCCGCCTCGGAGCGTGAGCTGCGCGACTTGCGCAAGCAGATCGGCTTCATCTTCCAGCACTTCCATCTGGTCGGCCCCATGTCGGTGCTCGAGAACGTGTGCTCGGGACGCCTGGGCTCGCTCCGTGGCCCCCGGTTCTCGCTGCTCACCTATCCCCGGGCGGTGAAGAGCACCGCGATGGAGCAACTGGAACGCGTCGGGCTGGCAGACCGGGCGTTCCAGCGCGCCGACACCCTGTCGGGCGGCCAGCAGCAGCGGGTCGCCATCGCCCGGGCGCTGATCCAGCAGCCCAAGATCCTGCTCGCCGACGAGCCCGTCGCCTCGCTCGACCCCGTGTCGTCCGCCCAGGTTCTCGAGCTCATCACCCGCATCGCCCGCGAGGAACACCTGACCGTCATCTGCTCGCTGCACCAGGTGCAGACGGCCGTCGAGGTCGCCGACCACATCATCGGCCTGCAGTCCGGACGCAAGGTGCTCGACCGGCCGGGAGACAACATGACCAGCGAGGACGCCCTCCACGTCTACGACCGGGTCGCCGCGGTCTCCGACGACGAGGAACCAGCCGCCACCGGAACCGCCTCCCAGACCACGCCCACGGTGGCCAACGCCTGATGACCACCGCCATCAGCACCCTGCCGGCCACCTATCGGGCCGAGCTTCCCCAAGCCCCCCGCCCATCGGTGAACCAGATCGCCACGAGCACGATCATGGTGGTCCTGTTGATCGCGTCGATCTGGTCGGTCGTCTCCCTCGGCATCGACCCCACGTCCATGGCCCAGTCGCTCGACAACGCCCAGCGGTTCGTGGGCCGCATGTTCCCCCTCAGCTTCCCGCCGCTGGGCGACCTGGTCTCCCTCGTCCTGGAGACGCTGGCCATCGTCCTGCTGGCGACGGTGCTGGCTGTCGTGCTGTCGCTGCCGGTCGCACTGTTCGCCGCCTGGAACACCACCACGGGACGATTCGCCCGCGGCACCGCGCGCGCCATCATCGTCCTCGCCCGTGCCGTGCCCGACCTCGTGCTCGCGATCTTCTTCTTCCGTGTCTTCGGGCTCGGCGCCGTCCCGGGCATCCTCGCCATGGGCATCCACTCCGTGGGCATGGTCGGCAAGCTCTACGCGGACGCCATCGAATCGCTCGACAACGGCCCCCAGGAAGCCGTCCGTTCGGCCGGTGGCAGCCGCTGGCAAGGCATCTTCACCGCCGTCATCCCGCAGCTCATGCCCCAGATCATCGCCACCGCGCTGCACCGCTTCGACATCAACCTGCGCACCTCGGTGCTCCTCGGGTACGTCGGGGTCGGGGGCATCGGCCTGGCGATGTCGGACGCCCTCAACACGCTGAACTTCAAACGCGGCATGGCGCTCGCCCTCCTGGTCCTTCTGTTGTGCATCGCGACCGAGCTGGTCTCGGGGGCCATCCGGGCTGCCCTGATGAACTCGGGGGCCGGCAAGCGTGGGTTCGGGGAGCGGTTCCTCGACTCCCTGGCCCACCGCGATCCCTCCCCCGGCCGCCTGGATCCTCCCTGGAACGGCGCCCGGATCCTCCGCTTCGCGAACCTCGCGCTGGTCATGCTGGTCATCGCGGCGTCCACCCTCGAGGTGAACGTGTCGTGGCAGGCCGTGCGGGTCGGCCTGTCCAAGCTTCCCAACACACTCGGCCAGTTCTTCCCGCCCAACCTCGAGCCCGACATCGTCGCCGCGGTCGCCGGGCAGATGGTCGTGACGGTGCAGATCGGTCTGGCGGCCACGCTGCTCGGATCGGTCCTCGCGCTCCCGATCGGTGTCCTGGCCGCTCGGAACGTGGTCGCCAACAAGGCCCTCCACACGTTCTTCCGGGTCGTCATCGTCGTCGTCCGTGGCATACCCGAACTCATCCTGGCGATCATCTTCGTCGTCATCTCGGGTCTCGGCGGTGTGGCGGGCACCCTCGCACTGTCGATCGGTGCCGTCGGGCTGCTGTCCAAGCTCGTCGCCGACTCCCTGGAGGAGACCGACACCGGGGTGCAGGACGCGATCCGCGCCAACGGCGCGACCGGCGCCCAGGTGTTCTTCGCGGCAACGCTTCGCCAGGCGCTGCCCGCGTTCGTCGCGCACATCCTGTATCTGCTCGACGTCAACATCAGGTCCGCGACGCTGCTGGGCATCGTCGGGGCCGGGGGCGTCGGCTACCTCCTGCTCAATGCCAGCCGCGTGATCCGGTTCGACGTGGTGACCACGATCGTGCTCGCCATCCTGCTGGTCGTGCTGCTCGTGGAGGCTCTGAGCATCTGGGTACGGCGAATGGTGAGGTGATGATGGCTTCCACCCCCGAAAGCCTCGCCGACTCGCTCGCCTCGTCGATCGCCTGTCTGCAGCCGGGCACCCGGCTGCCGTCCGAACACGAACTGGCGGCCACCTGGGGCACCACGCGCGCGATGGTCCGCCGCGCGCTGGCCATCCTCGAGCGCCAATACCTCATCCGGCGGTTGCAGGGCAACGGCACCTTCGTTCACAAGCGCATCGACTACCTGATCTCCTCCGATCAGCTCCCCTCTCTGCACGCGACCGTCGAGGAGCAGGGGTCGACAGCGCGAACCTTCTCGCTGGGGCACACCACCACCCACGACCCCGAGGTGGCGGCCGCGCTGGAGCTCCCCGCGGACACGTCCGTGCACCTCATGACCCGCCTCGGCTACATCGACGACGTGCCGAGCGTGTACCTCGAGGAGTACCTCGATCCCGACCTCGACCAGGTGAGCGTGCCCGGCATGCACATCATCGAGTCGCTGGCCGAAGTCGCATTGGCGGCCGGATGGCAGCCGCGGCGCACCTGGTGTCGCATGACCGTCGACCAACCCCCCTACGCCGCTCGCGATCGGCTCGATCTGCGTCCCGAGCAGCAGACCTGGCTCGTGGAGTCGCTCACCATCGAGGCCGGATCCGGCCGTCCCCTGTGGTTCAGCCGCGTGTGGTCACGCATGGACATGGTGCGCATCGTCTGCAGACTCGCCTGATCTCCGAGAGAATCTGACGCCAGTTCGCATATTCCGCCACTGAATCGCCCACAACGGCATCCGGCGTCAGATTCTCTCGTGGTTTCCCGTCGCCTCAAGCAACCGGACCTCACATGATGCGTACCGGCGGCCCGGCACAGTGACAACCGGTTCGGGGGTTCGGCACCTGTTCACGGCCCGTTCACCACCGGGAAAGGGGGGTTTCCCGCGCGGAGGCTTAAGTGGATCACGTGATTGCCCTGCCACGACATGTCGCCGCCGGTCTCCTGGCCCGAACCCCCGCGAAGGTGCTGGCGCCCCTGGCCGACCGCATCCTCGCCTCCGCCGGCCCCGACGGCCTGGTGATCGTCAGGCCGCCTCGCGTCGGAACGATCGTCGTACAGGTGCGCGAGCCCCTCGCCGGCGACCGGTTCATCCTCGCCGATGCGGTGGCGACCAGTTGCGAAGTGCACCTCGACCAGGCCCGGGGCTGGGGCATACGGCTCGGCGAGGACCCTCGCGGGGCACTCGCCCAGGCGGTCTGCGAGGCCGAGCTGACGCGTCAGGGCGACCTGGAAGCCGAGATCGCCCACCTGCTCGACGACCGCCGCGACGAGCTGACGCGCGCTCGTGCGGCCGAATGGGAACGGCTACGACCCACCATCGTCCAATTCGAGGAGGTGTTGTGATGACCGCCGTCGAGCTCACCCCCGACACCGCACAACGGGTGTTCCGCCGTTGCCTGGAGGCCTTGGCTCATCCCGGGACGATCCTGGGCATGGGGTCCCTGGCCCCCGACCGTCCCGCGACGCACCTGCCGCTGCTCGCGCTCACCGACCTGATGGTCTCGGTCGCACCGCTCACCGCTGCGTCGCGGGACGCGGTTCACGGCATCGCGGCGCTCACCGGTGCACGCGTAGGCGACGTGGGCCGAGCACGGTTCGTCCTGGCCGACGAGACAGATCCGGCCGCCATGCGAGGCCTGCCGGTCGGCACCTCGCTGAGCCCACACGAAGGCGCCCTGCTCGTCCAGCGGACGACGACGCTGGACGCCGGCCTTCCCGTATGGCTGTCCGGTCCCGGGATCGACGGTTCCGTCACGATGTCGGCCGGCCTCGACCCACAGTGGTGGAGCGCTCGCGCCGAACTGTGCGCCGCTTTCCCCCGGGGCATCGACGTCCTGCTGGTCGACGATGCGGGACGCGTCGCCGGGCTCCCACGCACATCGCACGCATCGGTCGGGTCCGTCCCGGAAGGAGCATCGGCATGACCTACGCAGGCACCAACAAGGGAGGGACCTCGGCCATCGTGGCCGCCGAGCGGCTGCTCGACGACCCCGCCTTCCCCGCGGTCGACGATCCCGGTGAGCCGGTGACGCCCGAGCAGGTGATCGCCCAGTTCGCGCCGATGCTCGACCGCCTGCAGGGCGAGGCGGGCCTGTGGGACGCCCGCACCGCGGCCATCGCCTTCCTGCAGGCGGGCGGCGACCTGCCCGAGGCCGTCCATCTGTTGCGCGCCCATCGCTCGACGCTGCCGCGTCTCGCCTTCAGCGTGCCGGTCGACCCCGATCACGGC
It includes:
- the mscL gene encoding large conductance mechanosensitive channel protein MscL, with the protein product MKGFKEFVMRGNLIEMAVAFIMGTAFGKVVEAFTNIILSLVSKVLGGEPNFDNFAPGGVPVGPFLTVTVSFLLLAVVIYFGIILPINKYKELTSKPEEAEEAAATETELLSEIRDLLASKQN
- a CDS encoding SAF domain-containing protein, producing MRWHRRGLGIASAVVCLFATLSALAPQQPDSVTVVVAAHELASGDRISADDVREIDIPGQFVPASALTSLDEAVGATLTGAQTAGSVLTAASLMGARPGDASADERLVPFRITDAGVAALLHVGDRISVVGSTSDGGPVDLATDVRVAALPASADDDFTTGESGALVVVATDPGTAATLAAAASQMRMSIVLR
- the phnC gene encoding phosphonate ABC transporter ATP-binding protein, translated to MTQQISELPTPDDFPVVFNQVTKQFSETVFGLDHVDARFERGRTTVLLGLSGSGKSTMLRHINGLHRPTSGTVRVLGTDVGSASERELRDLRKQIGFIFQHFHLVGPMSVLENVCSGRLGSLRGPRFSLLTYPRAVKSTAMEQLERVGLADRAFQRADTLSGGQQQRVAIARALIQQPKILLADEPVASLDPVSSAQVLELITRIAREEHLTVICSLHQVQTAVEVADHIIGLQSGRKVLDRPGDNMTSEDALHVYDRVAAVSDDEEPAATGTASQTTPTVANA
- the phnE gene encoding phosphonate ABC transporter, permease protein PhnE, with translation MTTAISTLPATYRAELPQAPRPSVNQIATSTIMVVLLIASIWSVVSLGIDPTSMAQSLDNAQRFVGRMFPLSFPPLGDLVSLVLETLAIVLLATVLAVVLSLPVALFAAWNTTTGRFARGTARAIIVLARAVPDLVLAIFFFRVFGLGAVPGILAMGIHSVGMVGKLYADAIESLDNGPQEAVRSAGGSRWQGIFTAVIPQLMPQIIATALHRFDINLRTSVLLGYVGVGGIGLAMSDALNTLNFKRGMALALLVLLLCIATELVSGAIRAALMNSGAGKRGFGERFLDSLAHRDPSPGRLDPPWNGARILRFANLALVMLVIAASTLEVNVSWQAVRVGLSKLPNTLGQFFPPNLEPDIVAAVAGQMVVTVQIGLAATLLGSVLALPIGVLAARNVVANKALHTFFRVVIVVVRGIPELILAIIFVVISGLGGVAGTLALSIGAVGLLSKLVADSLEETDTGVQDAIRANGATGAQVFFAATLRQALPAFVAHILYLLDVNIRSATLLGIVGAGGVGYLLLNASRVIRFDVVTTIVLAILLVVLLVEALSIWVRRMVR
- the phnH gene encoding phosphonate C-P lyase system protein PhnH, with amino-acid sequence MTAVELTPDTAQRVFRRCLEALAHPGTILGMGSLAPDRPATHLPLLALTDLMVSVAPLTAASRDAVHGIAALTGARVGDVGRARFVLADETDPAAMRGLPVGTSLSPHEGALLVQRTTTLDAGLPVWLSGPGIDGSVTMSAGLDPQWWSARAELCAAFPRGIDVLLVDDAGRVAGLPRTSHASVGSVPEGASA
- a CDS encoding phosphate/phosphite/phosphonate ABC transporter substrate-binding protein; its protein translation is MRSVTRIAAAAVAGLAALAIAGCGSDSNSTGSGSSDAPAEKTTIVFAAVPSEESSSLQAQYDVLLQKIEKDAGVTIEFQEATNYAAVIEGQRSGQIDIAGYGPFSYKIAKDSGATIEPVGSMVSKEGAEPGYSSYLWTKSGSGITTIDDVKGKTVCFVDKASTSGYLYPSAGLLEVGIDPEADITPVMAGSHDGSLLTLSQGGCDAAFAYDTMMSTLSDKGSLNEADYTKIWESEMIMGSPVAINTETLSADQQEKISAAILDTNVDSMVEQGYCTDADSCQLPEDKWGFAKVTDADYDGIRKVCDLTKSEACEAA
- a CDS encoding GntR family transcriptional regulator, with protein sequence MMASTPESLADSLASSIACLQPGTRLPSEHELAATWGTTRAMVRRALAILERQYLIRRLQGNGTFVHKRIDYLISSDQLPSLHATVEEQGSTARTFSLGHTTTHDPEVAAALELPADTSVHLMTRLGYIDDVPSVYLEEYLDPDLDQVSVPGMHIIESLAEVALAAGWQPRRTWCRMTVDQPPYAARDRLDLRPEQQTWLVESLTIEAGSGRPLWFSRVWSRMDMVRIVCRLA
- a CDS encoding phosphonate C-P lyase system protein PhnG encodes the protein MDHVIALPRHVAAGLLARTPAKVLAPLADRILASAGPDGLVIVRPPRVGTIVVQVREPLAGDRFILADAVATSCEVHLDQARGWGIRLGEDPRGALAQAVCEAELTRQGDLEAEIAHLLDDRRDELTRARAAEWERLRPTIVQFEEVL